A single window of Maylandia zebra isolate NMK-2024a linkage group LG2, Mzebra_GT3a, whole genome shotgun sequence DNA harbors:
- the LOC101468985 gene encoding signal-regulatory protein beta-2-like, whose amino-acid sequence MIRLWIALLFVNRGSALVPVTTAHLGGPVTFTCVLPKTETGRRDIHWHKQSLGDTLKIIWTLKESATPRFAPEFDNSRWEADYDKNVSNLTILRTNQEDEGIYHCGFTEWLQDTTWTGTYLLVKGNTQRISNYTVVQEKTTRLGDSVTLQCSVLSSSVNKTCPGGLEVFWFKEGSHRSHPSIIYTNGNGHHECEKRSETEKSCAYRFSKNISSSDAGTYYCAVATCGEILYGKGTKLDIQAAVLEKNFGDLKSQQKKDTLMFSAVVFTMMKADKYKRQDAVKRQQIYMAVKAFGLD is encoded by the exons ATGATCAGATTATGGATTGCACTGCTCTTTGTTAATCGAGGAT CTGCACTCGTTCCAGTAACTACAGCTCACCTCGGGGGACCTGTAACCTTCACATGTGTTCTACCCAAGACTGAGACTGGCCGCAGAGACATCCACTGGCATAAGCAGAGTCTTGGAGACACTCTGAAAATAATATGGACACTAAAGGAATCTGCAACACCTAGGTTTGCACCTGAATTTGATAACTCAAGATGGGAGGCTGATTATGATAAAAATGTTAGCAACCTGACGATTTTGAGAACAAATCAAGAGGATGAGGGAATCTATCACTGTGGGTTCACAGAGTGGCTCCAAGATACTACATGGACGGGGACATATTTGTTAGTAAAAG GAAACACCCAGAGGATATCAAACTATACCGTTGTTCAGGAGAAGACCACCCGTCTAGGAGACTCAGTGACTCTCCAATGTTCAGTTCTCTCCAGCTCAGTTAATAAGACATGTCCAGGGGGTCTTGAGGTATTCTGGTTCAAAGAAGGATCACATAGATCTCATCCTAGTATTATCTATACTAATGGAAACGGACATCATGAATGTGAGAAAAGATCAGAGACTGAAAAGAGCTGTGCGTATCGCTTCTCTAAGAACATCAGCTCCTCTGATGCTGGGACTTACTACTGTGCTGTTGCCACATGTGGGGAGATATTGTATGGAAAAGGAACTAAACTGGACATTCAAG CTGCTGTCCTGGAGAAAAACTTTGGTGATTTGAAAAGCCAACAG AAAAAGGACACATTGATGttttctgctgttgtgtttaCGATGATGAAGGCTGACAAATACAAAAGACAGGATGCAGTGAAGCGGCAGCAGATCTACATGGCTGTCAAGGCTTTTGGACTGGATTAG
- the LOC105940962 gene encoding uncharacterized protein LOC105940962, whose product MNALWVILLLLHRGYTLIPVTTVQLGEPATLLCDLPKTEYRRRVDWYKQSPGDSLQRIWTVKDSAEPAFAPEFKNSKWDVNYDKNLANLTILRTRQEDEGIYHCGFTAWLQDTKWTATYLLVKGNTQRTSNYSVVQKKIAPPGGSVTLHCSLLSNFDNKTCSGGLSMFWFRQGSNPSHPSIIYTDGNRHHECGSNSATQQSCVYQFNKSISSSEEGTYYCAVATCGKILFGKGTKLQGTGFI is encoded by the exons ATGAATGCGTTGTGGGTCATACTGCTTCTTCTTCATCGAGGAT aTACACTTATTCCAGTAACTACAGTTCAACTCGGTGAACCTGCAACTTTGCTGTGTGACCTGCCTAAGACCGAGTACAGGCGTAGAGTCGACTGGTACAAGCAGAGTCCTGGAGACTCTCTGCAAAgaatttggacagtgaaggactCTGCAGAACCTGCCTTTGCACCTGAGTTCAAAAACTCAAAATGGGATGTTAATTATGACAAGAATCTGGCCAACCTGACCATTTTGAGGACAAGACAAGAGGACGAGGGAATCTATCACTGTGGATTCACAGCGTGGCTCCAAGATACCAAATGGACTGCGACATATTTGTTGGTAAAAG GAAACACCCAGAGAACATCGAACTATTCTGTTGTTCAAAAGAAAATAGCCCCTCCAGGAGGCTCAGTCACTCTTCATTGTTCACTCCTCTCTAATTTTGATAACAAGACATGTTCCGGAGGTCTCAGTATGTTCTGGTTTAGACAAGGATCAAATCCATCTCATCCTAGCATCATCTACACTGATGGAAACAGACATCATGAATGTGGGAGTAACTCTGCGACTCAGCAGAGTTGTGTTTATCAGTTCAATAAAAGTATTAGCTCCTCAGAAGAAGGGACTTACTATTGTGCTGTGGCCACATGTGGGAAGATATTGTTTGGAAAAGGAACTAAACTTCAAGGTACTGGTTTCATTTAG
- the LOC111500625 gene encoding uncharacterized protein LOC111500625 gives MGGCSNDHNFVTKTVDVGQNVTLSCIRQSTLLHQETLFWIRLVSGNQFEFLGGTFTFDYDDVNNTSHITVKQEPGTFIMQISKTKLSDTGFYYCIKVRQLAMTFLEGTFLTIKGPEPDVIQIRSSDRIHSGAQETLQCSVLSKYEKKTCPENPSVYWFRAGSEKSHSIYVHGNSGDECGSPEAPSQRKCVYSFSRNVSSSDPGPYYCAVAICGQIIFGNESKLDIKGSDGDQQGQQTEEDLMVYTVPTFNRRKNGKVERRNEKVTEGETVYSDVSVLAIN, from the exons ATTTTGTGACAAAGACTGTTGATGTTGGACAAAATGTGACACTTTCGTGTATTCGCCAGTCAACACTTTTGCACCAGGAAACATTATTTTGGATCAGACTTGTTTCTGGAAACCAGTTTGAATTCTTGGGAGGAACATTCACCTTTGATTATGACGATGTTAACAATACGTCTCATATTACAGTAAAACAAGAACCTGGAACCTTTATTATGCAAATCAGTAAAACTAAACTAAGTGATACTGGTTTTTACTACTGCATAAAAGTCAGACAGCTTGCTATGACCTTTTTGGAGGGAACATTTCTGACAatcaaag GACCAGAACCTGATGTCATACAAATACGATCTTCTGATCGTATTCATTCAGGAGCCCAAGAGACTCTGCAGTGTTCAGTCCTCTCTAAGTATGAGAAGAAAACGTGTCCAGAAAATCCCAGTGTGTACTGGTTCAGAGCTGGATCAGAGAAATCCCATTCCATTTATGTTCATGGAAACAGTGGTGATGAATGTGGGAGTCCTGAAGCTCCCTCACAACGTAAATGTGTCTACAGCTTCTCAAGGAACGTCAGCTCCTCTGATCCTGGGCCTTACTACTGTGCTGTGGCCATATGTGGACAGATCATTTTTGGAAATGAATCAAAACTGGACATTAAAG GCAGTGATGGTGATCAGCAAGGTCAGCAg ACAGAAGAGGACCTCATGGTTTATACTGTACCAACTTTCAACAGGAGGAAAAATGGTAAAGTAGAGCGAAGGaatgaaaaagtgacagagggAGAAACAGTCTACAGTGATGTCAGTGTTTTAGCCATAAATTAA